Proteins encoded in a region of the Quercus lobata isolate SW786 chromosome 8, ValleyOak3.0 Primary Assembly, whole genome shotgun sequence genome:
- the LOC115954665 gene encoding two-component response regulator ARR17, whose product MDAASAASSSTKRVMENVEQPHVLAVDDNLIDRKLIEQLLINSSCKVTTAENGRRALEFLGLGDDQNNTLESRVSKVNLIITDYCMPGMTGYELLKRIKESSVMKEVPVVIVSSENVPTRINKCLEEGAQMFMLKPLKQSDVKKLRCQLMNS is encoded by the exons ATGGATGCTGCTAGtgctgcttcttcttcaacaAAGAGGGTGATGGAAAATGTGGAGCAACCCCATGTCTTAGCTGTGGATGATAATCTCATTGATCGCAAACTCATTGAACAACTACTTATAAACTCCTCTTGCAAAG TGACTACTGCGGAAAATGGGAGAAGGGCATTGGAATTTTTGGGCTTAGGAGACGATCAAAATAACACCTTGGAGAGCAGA GTATCAAAagtaaatttgataattacagaCTATTGTATGCCAGGAATGACAGGCTATGAGCTACTTAAAAGAATTAAG GAATCATCAGTCATGAAAGAGGTTCCAGTGGTTATTGTGTCATCTGAGAACGTCCCAACTCGTATTAACAA GTGCTTAGAGGAAGGAGCTCAGATGTTCATGCTGAAGCCCCTAAAACAATCAGATGTGAAGAAATTAAGATGTCAATTAATGAACTCCTGA